The window GTGCCGTTCGCTACGTTTTTATCCCGTTTAATTATTAAGTTGGTTTATGTTCAAGCAGAGCAGTAATAAAGTAGAAACAATCATTAAAACGAGTGAAGAGCCTCAGTCTCCTCGTTTGAATGGTTCTCAACGTCTCAAAGAGTGCAGCCTGATTTTGGGTGTCCTTTTCTCTATTCTACTTGCCGTTGCGTTATTAACTTTCAGTCCTGCAGACCCATCATGGTCGCAAACGGCGTGGGGTGGTGACATTCAGAATGCGGGTGGCTACCTAGGTGCATGGTTGGCGGATACGCTTTTCTTTGTGTTTGGTTCACTGGCTTACCCGCTTCCTATATTGGTGACAGTTGCAGCATGGGTATTGTTCCGCAAGCGTAATGAAGACGAACAAATCGACTTCATGTTGTGGGGCACTCGCTTACTTGGTTTAACGGTTCTTATTCTTACCAGTTGTGGGTTAGCTGATATCAACTTTGATGATATCTGGTACTTTTCATCAGGTGGTGTGGTTGGCGACGTATTAACAAGTCTTGCGCTCCCAACACTTAACGTTCTTGGCAGTACACTGGTTCTTCTTTTTTTATGGGGTGCTGGTTTTACTCTATTAACGGGTATTTCTTGGCTGAGTATCGTTGAATGGTTGGGTGAATGTGCGATTAAGCTGTTTACCTCAGCTGTTAATAAAGCGCGTGGTGAAGACCAAGAGTTGCTTGAACCACAATTAAGAGAGTCGGCAGACCGAGATCTAATCGAAGAACGTCATCAGCAGCATCAAGAGCCTACTTACCGCGATGTTCCTGCTATCGAAGACAACAAAGAATCAACAGAGCATGATCCACTAGATCCTGCACTGAGCTTCTCTGCGACCAATGACTCTTCTGATACTGTGAATGTATTAGACAATACTGCATCGCCGAAGCGTCATTACAATATTTACATGCCAGTCGATGCACCGGCTAAGCAAGAAGCCCCCGTCCGAGAACAACCTCAGATTCAGCCTCAACAAGTTGAGCAAGAGCCGGTTCCTGCTGCACCAGTTTACCAAGCGCCAGAAGAGCCTTTAGAAGAAGGTGTCGAACGTTCTAAACAGTTGAACGCGACTATTGAGCAGTTAGAAAATGCGGCTATGTATGAAGATGATCTTGCTGAGCAGGAACAGGTTGACGCGCATGAATCTCAGATCGCGTATCAGCAATACATGCAGGATGAGCAACCATCAGTTAATCCTACTGAAACGGTTGTTGAAAGTGTAGAACCAGTAATGGAGAGCTCACCAGAAGTAAATAACGAGTTCGATACTGAAGATGTACAACCAGAATCTCTATACGCTTCGCCAATAGGTGAAATAGAAGAAACACCACAAGAATTCTCAACGCCTTTCGAGACAACGGAAGAGCCTGCCTATGAGCAGCCTTCAGAGTTTGAGTCTGTTTCAATGGCAGATGACAATACAGAGCAACCAGACTCTTTAGCTGATCAACAAGACAACTCTGAGTTTGCGCAATCAACTGAACAAGCTCAAGAGCCAGTTGTTGATCTTCCTTGGGAAGAGGTGACAGAAGAACCTGTACATCCAGACCAAGACGTAGCGGCATTCCAAAACATTGTCTCTGAAGCACAAGCAAACATGGCTGCAGCGCAAAACCCGTTCCTCGTTCAGCAAGATGTTAACTTGCCTAAACCAGCAGAACCTTTGCCAACGCTTGAGTTGTTGTTCCACCCAGAAAAGCGTGAAACCTTCATTGACCGTGATGCGCTCGAAGCCATCGCTCGTTTGGTTGAATCTAAACTAGCCGATTACAAAATCAAGGCAGATGTGGTTGATATTTTCCCTGGCCCTGTTATCACTCGATTCGAGTTAGACCTTGCTCCGGGTGTGAAAGTAAGTCGTATTTCTGGCCTTTCTATGGATTTAGCACGCTCACTTTCTGCATTGGCAGTGCGTGTCGTAGAGGTAATACCGGGTAAACCTTATGTTGGCTTAGAACTGCCGAACATGAGTCGTCAAACGGTGTTCTTCTCTGATGTGGTTGCTAGCCCTCAGTTCCAAGAAGCGAAATCACCAACAACGGTTGTTCTAGGACAAGACATTGCTGGTGAAGCGGTTATTGCTGACCTATCGAAAATGCCACACGTTCTTGTCGCGGGTACCACCGGTTCTGGTAAGTCGGTGGGTGTGAACGTGATGATCTTGAGTATGCTTTACAAGGCATCGCCTGAAGACGTTCGTTTCATCATGATTGACCCGAAAATGTTGGAATTGTCTATCTATGAAGGTATTCCACATCTGTTGTCTGAAGTTGTGACTGACATGAAAGATGCGTCTAACGCCCTTCGTTGGTGTGTAGGCGAAATGGAACGTCGTTACAAGCTGATGTCGGCGCTCGGTGTTCGTAACATTAAAGGTTATAACGACAAATTGAAGATGGCCGCGGAAGCCGGTCACCCAATTCATGACCCACTGTGGAAGCCGGGCGACAGCATGGACCCTGAAGCACCATTATTGGAAAAACTGCCTTACATCGTGGTTGTCGTCGATGAATTCGCCGATTTAATCATGGTAGTGGGTAAGAAAGTTGAAGAATTGATTGCTCGTTTGGCGCAGAAAGCACGTGCTGCTGGTGTCCATTTGATCTTAGCAACTCAACGTCCTTCGGTTGATGTTATTACGGGTCTTATTAAAGCCAATATCCCGACACGTGTAGCCTTTACTGTATCGACTAAAACAGACTCTCGAACCATTCTTGACCAAGGCGGTGCTGAGTCACTACTTGGTATGGGTGATATGTTGTACTTACCACCGGGTTCAAGCCACACAACTCGTGTACACGGCGCATTTGCATCTGATGATGATGTACACGCGGTCGTGAATAACTGGAAAGCACGCGGTAAGCCAAACTACATTGATGAGATCACTAACGGCGACCAAACCCCAGAAACACTATTACCGGGTGAGAAGATGGAAGGCGATGAAGAAGTCGATCCTCTGTTTGATCAAGTTGTCGAACATGTGGTTCATTCACGCCGTGGTTCGGTTTCTGGTGTGCAACGTCGATTCAAAATTGGCTATAACCGTGCCGCACGAATTGTCGAGCAATTAGAAGCTCAAGGTATTGTAAGTGCTCCAGGGCATAACGGTAACCGAGAAGTCTTGGCGCCAGCGCCACCAAAAGATTAGTTCCAATAGGAACTCATAACTATTCAGTCGGTCAAAACCAAAACATGACCGACTTATACAAATCGTAGTAAATAACTGGTCACCCTAGCTGGTTAAAACGCTCGATAACTGCGTTATAATTTTTTATTGTAGAATAACTACTTATCAAAAAATTACGCCTTGTTCTCAAGCCTTTTCTCGGCGCTCTTTCTGATCACTTACTTACTGTGATTGGTATTATGATTTAACAGGACTATTGATGAAAAAAGTATTCGCACTTTTATTTATGAGCTTCTCAGTATTTGCTTCTCCGAAAGAAGAGTTGAGTAGCCGCTTGTCGCTGAATGCAGGTTTTAGCGCTGACTTTAAACAAGTCGTCACCAGCCCTGACGGTGATGTTGTGATGGAAGGTGAAGGCACGGTAGAGATCGCACGCCCAAGCTTATTCCGCTGGGAAACAACTTTCCCTGATGAAAACCTATTGGTATCTGACGGCCAAAGCTTGTGGTACTACAGTCCGTTCATTGAGCAAGTGAGCATTTACTGGCAAGAACAAGCCACATCACAAACACCTTTTGTATTATTGACTCGTAACCAAGAAAGCGATTGGGACAACTACAACGTCGCGCAAACGGGTAACCAATTTACGCTAACGCCAACGGCTGTGGATTCTAATCAGGGTGATTTCCAGATTAACATTACTGAAAAGGGCATTGTTCAGGGCTTTAATGTGATTGAACAAGACGGTCAGAAAGGCGAGTTTATCTTTAGCAATGTTGACTTAGGTAAACCTGCTGCAGACCGCTTTACTTTTGTGGCGCCGGAAGGTGTCGAGGTCGACGACCAAAGAAACTGATCCAAACTGGCAGATCGTTTGGTAGTCAGTCGATAGGCATTGATGCCATCAACGAATCAAGAGATTGCAATTGAGTAATTACAGCTTAGATTTTGCAGGGGACGAAGATTTTCGTCCCCTTGCTGCTCGTATGAGACCTGAAACTGTTGAACAGTACATCGGTCAGCAGCATATATTAGGTCCAGGTAAACCCCTTCGCAGAGCGTTGGAGGCGGGCCATATCCACTCCATGATTTTATGGGGACCTCCGGGCACCGGTAAAACCACGCTGGCAGAGGTGGCAGCAAATTACGCCAATGCAGAAGTAGAACGCGTATCTGCGGTGACGTCGGGTGTAAAAGACATTCGAATCGCCATTGAAAAAGCGCGTGAGAACAAGCAAGCAGGGCGTAGAACGATTCTATTTGTGGACGAAGTCCATCGCTTTAATAAAAGTCAGCAAGATGCCTTCTTACCTCATATCGAAGATGGCACGGTTACGTTTATCGGCGCGACCACAGAAAACCCTTCTTTTGAGTTAAACAACGCTTTGTTATCACGTGCGCGTGTCTACAAACTGACTTCGCTTAATACTGAGGATATCTCCCTCGTCATTCGCCAAGCCATTGAAGATAAACAGCGTGGTCTGGGTGATGTGTCGGCTGATTTTGCTGATAACGTATTGGATCGTCTTGCTGAACTGGTCAATGGTGATGCTCGTATGTCGCTCAACTATCTTGAGCTGCTGTATGACATGGCTGAAGACAACGACAAAGGCGAGAAAGCGATAACGTTGCAGTTGTTAGCTGAAGTGGCTGGTGAGAAGGTTGCTCGTTTCGATAACAAGGGGGATATTTGGTATGACCTAATATCTGCGGTTCATAAGTCAATTCGTGGCTCGAATCCCGATGCAGCGTTGTATTGGTCGGCGCGAATGATTGCAGCGGGTTGTGACCCTTTGTATATAGT of the Vibrio lentus genome contains:
- a CDS encoding DNA translocase FtsK 4TM domain-containing protein; translated protein: MFKQSSNKVETIIKTSEEPQSPRLNGSQRLKECSLILGVLFSILLAVALLTFSPADPSWSQTAWGGDIQNAGGYLGAWLADTLFFVFGSLAYPLPILVTVAAWVLFRKRNEDEQIDFMLWGTRLLGLTVLILTSCGLADINFDDIWYFSSGGVVGDVLTSLALPTLNVLGSTLVLLFLWGAGFTLLTGISWLSIVEWLGECAIKLFTSAVNKARGEDQELLEPQLRESADRDLIEERHQQHQEPTYRDVPAIEDNKESTEHDPLDPALSFSATNDSSDTVNVLDNTASPKRHYNIYMPVDAPAKQEAPVREQPQIQPQQVEQEPVPAAPVYQAPEEPLEEGVERSKQLNATIEQLENAAMYEDDLAEQEQVDAHESQIAYQQYMQDEQPSVNPTETVVESVEPVMESSPEVNNEFDTEDVQPESLYASPIGEIEETPQEFSTPFETTEEPAYEQPSEFESVSMADDNTEQPDSLADQQDNSEFAQSTEQAQEPVVDLPWEEVTEEPVHPDQDVAAFQNIVSEAQANMAAAQNPFLVQQDVNLPKPAEPLPTLELLFHPEKRETFIDRDALEAIARLVESKLADYKIKADVVDIFPGPVITRFELDLAPGVKVSRISGLSMDLARSLSALAVRVVEVIPGKPYVGLELPNMSRQTVFFSDVVASPQFQEAKSPTTVVLGQDIAGEAVIADLSKMPHVLVAGTTGSGKSVGVNVMILSMLYKASPEDVRFIMIDPKMLELSIYEGIPHLLSEVVTDMKDASNALRWCVGEMERRYKLMSALGVRNIKGYNDKLKMAAEAGHPIHDPLWKPGDSMDPEAPLLEKLPYIVVVVDEFADLIMVVGKKVEELIARLAQKARAAGVHLILATQRPSVDVITGLIKANIPTRVAFTVSTKTDSRTILDQGGAESLLGMGDMLYLPPGSSHTTRVHGAFASDDDVHAVVNNWKARGKPNYIDEITNGDQTPETLLPGEKMEGDEEVDPLFDQVVEHVVHSRRGSVSGVQRRFKIGYNRAARIVEQLEAQGIVSAPGHNGNREVLAPAPPKD
- the lolA gene encoding outer membrane lipoprotein chaperone LolA, with product MKKVFALLFMSFSVFASPKEELSSRLSLNAGFSADFKQVVTSPDGDVVMEGEGTVEIARPSLFRWETTFPDENLLVSDGQSLWYYSPFIEQVSIYWQEQATSQTPFVLLTRNQESDWDNYNVAQTGNQFTLTPTAVDSNQGDFQINITEKGIVQGFNVIEQDGQKGEFIFSNVDLGKPAADRFTFVAPEGVEVDDQRN
- a CDS encoding replication-associated recombination protein A; the encoded protein is MSNYSLDFAGDEDFRPLAARMRPETVEQYIGQQHILGPGKPLRRALEAGHIHSMILWGPPGTGKTTLAEVAANYANAEVERVSAVTSGVKDIRIAIEKARENKQAGRRTILFVDEVHRFNKSQQDAFLPHIEDGTVTFIGATTENPSFELNNALLSRARVYKLTSLNTEDISLVIRQAIEDKQRGLGDVSADFADNVLDRLAELVNGDARMSLNYLELLYDMAEDNDKGEKAITLQLLAEVAGEKVARFDNKGDIWYDLISAVHKSIRGSNPDAALYWSARMIAAGCDPLYIVRRLLAIASEDIGNADPRAMQVAMSAWDCFTRIGPAEGERAIAQAVVYLACAPKSNAVYTAWKQALTDAHNLPEYEVPYHLRNAPTTLMKDMGYGQEYRYAHDEPGAYAAGEKYLPPEMGETQYYFPTKRGLETKIGEKLDYLADLDAKSPQKRYEK